A window of Streptomyces sp. SAI-127 contains these coding sequences:
- a CDS encoding TetR/AcrR family transcriptional regulator — protein sequence MATKQNGKQPAHRPSRRQHIIAAAVRVFGRNGFAETSVQDIADEAQVVPTAVYYHFAGKEELLELSMRRVFDQLNAVVEAARPESEPGDAEGLVRVIDAVWDWVEKNPDEARLYQVQVASANGNLKALRDEFEQRHIQRAYDYLPDGTTRNPRAAKSRHASQALAVRTLISTTILVTALRAEGGPLSELPSRSVQEAVRALALRIVAADQGSTAAPA from the coding sequence ATGGCCACGAAGCAGAACGGCAAGCAACCGGCCCACCGTCCCTCGCGGCGGCAGCACATCATCGCGGCCGCGGTCAGGGTGTTCGGGCGCAACGGCTTCGCCGAGACCAGCGTGCAGGACATCGCGGACGAGGCCCAGGTGGTGCCCACGGCCGTCTACTACCACTTCGCCGGCAAGGAGGAGCTGCTCGAACTGTCCATGCGGCGGGTCTTCGACCAGCTGAACGCGGTCGTGGAGGCGGCCCGGCCGGAGTCCGAGCCGGGTGACGCCGAGGGCCTGGTACGGGTCATCGACGCCGTGTGGGACTGGGTGGAGAAGAACCCGGACGAGGCCCGGCTCTACCAGGTCCAGGTCGCCTCCGCCAACGGCAACCTCAAGGCGCTGCGCGACGAGTTCGAGCAGCGGCACATCCAGCGGGCGTACGACTATCTGCCGGACGGCACCACCCGCAACCCGCGGGCGGCCAAGTCGCGGCATGCGTCGCAGGCCCTTGCCGTACGCACGCTGATCAGTACGACCATCCTCGTCACCGCGCTGCGGGCGGAGGGCGGGCCGCTGTCGGAGCTGCCGTCCCGGTCCGTGCAGGAGGCCGTCAGGGCGTTGGCGCTGCGCATCGTCGCCGCCGACCAGGGGAGCACTGCCGCACCGGCCTGA
- a CDS encoding TetR/AcrR family transcriptional regulator → MTTSGTRAAHRPSRRQWVIEAATELFATQPPDEVTVADIAARAEMTSAAVYYHFSSKDQVLVEGMRVFAAALREQVETLAENHAPGTDVGPAVTALVAWLGEHRSAATVFFVSSAGMSQEAEALRHEVRTQLLEDLVRLVRKATRPVTDAEAAVIGLGVLALLETAAISQARGDDAYRSLGHRSFLREVGRLAERIADPVAEG, encoded by the coding sequence ATGACTACATCCGGAACCCGCGCCGCTCACCGCCCCTCGCGCAGGCAGTGGGTGATCGAGGCGGCCACGGAGCTGTTCGCCACCCAGCCTCCGGACGAGGTGACGGTGGCCGACATCGCCGCGCGGGCGGAGATGACGTCGGCCGCGGTGTACTACCACTTCTCCTCCAAGGACCAGGTGCTCGTGGAGGGCATGCGGGTGTTCGCCGCGGCGCTGCGTGAGCAGGTGGAGACGCTTGCGGAGAACCACGCGCCGGGCACGGACGTCGGTCCTGCCGTCACGGCGCTGGTGGCCTGGCTGGGCGAACACCGCTCCGCCGCCACGGTCTTCTTCGTGTCCTCGGCCGGCATGAGCCAGGAGGCGGAGGCGCTGCGCCACGAGGTCCGCACGCAGTTGCTGGAGGACCTGGTGCGGCTGGTCCGCAAGGCCACTCGGCCGGTGACGGACGCGGAGGCGGCGGTGATCGGCCTGGGTGTGCTGGCGCTGCTGGAGACCGCGGCGATCTCCCAGGCGCGGGGGGACGACGCCTACCGCTCCCTGGGGCACCGCTCCTTCCTCCGCGAGGTGGGCCGCCTCGCGGAGCGGATCGCCGATCCGGTGGCGGAGGGCTGA
- a CDS encoding acyl-CoA dehydrogenase family protein: MTTTMTGPAAGTTEASEAELEDLRATVRSVCADAGGIAAVRRFDEHAPGIDAALWDTLGRQVGLAALGLPDAVGGVGGLAEIAVVCEELGRTPAAVPLLSSTVLAGQVLAGCGTAEAPLAAVAEGTVHALAVAAPDGVWRPDAVPVGVTWQGSTPTLHGIAPFVLDGADTEALVVAAAGPDGVDLFLADPRGPGVTVRRVPTLDLSRGQAVVTFTAAPARALTAGGEGTEVVTRALDVAFVALAAEQLGGAQAALDMTVAHVRDRTQFGRAIGSFQAIKHTCADMLLQVESARSAVVRAVRAAGSPEALAEAAAVAQSWCGEAFTFVAAECVQLHGGMGFTWEHDAHLYFRRAQSDAVLLGGAAHHRERLAGLLSW; this comes from the coding sequence ATGACGACCACCATGACCGGCCCCGCCGCCGGAACGACCGAGGCCTCGGAGGCCGAACTCGAGGATCTGCGCGCGACCGTGCGGTCCGTGTGCGCGGACGCGGGCGGCATCGCCGCGGTGCGCCGGTTCGACGAGCACGCCCCCGGCATCGACGCCGCCCTCTGGGACACCCTCGGCCGGCAGGTGGGTCTCGCGGCCCTCGGACTGCCGGACGCGGTGGGAGGCGTCGGCGGCCTCGCGGAGATCGCCGTGGTCTGCGAGGAACTGGGCAGAACGCCGGCCGCCGTGCCGCTGCTGTCCTCCACCGTGCTGGCCGGGCAGGTGCTGGCCGGCTGCGGTACGGCCGAAGCACCGCTGGCGGCGGTGGCAGAAGGCACGGTGCACGCACTGGCCGTGGCCGCGCCCGACGGCGTGTGGCGGCCGGACGCCGTGCCGGTCGGCGTCACCTGGCAGGGCAGTACCCCGACGCTGCACGGCATCGCACCCTTCGTGCTCGACGGCGCCGACACCGAGGCCCTGGTGGTCGCGGCCGCCGGCCCCGACGGCGTGGACCTCTTCCTCGCCGACCCGCGCGGGCCGGGCGTGACCGTCCGCCGGGTGCCCACCCTGGACCTGAGCCGGGGCCAGGCCGTGGTCACCTTCACCGCAGCCCCGGCGCGTGCGCTCACCGCCGGGGGCGAGGGGACGGAGGTCGTCACCCGCGCCCTCGACGTGGCCTTCGTGGCGCTGGCCGCCGAGCAGCTCGGCGGGGCGCAGGCGGCCCTGGACATGACGGTGGCCCATGTGCGGGACCGCACGCAGTTCGGCCGGGCGATCGGCAGCTTCCAGGCGATCAAGCACACCTGCGCGGACATGCTGCTCCAGGTCGAGTCCGCCCGGTCCGCGGTGGTCCGGGCGGTACGGGCGGCAGGGTCGCCCGAGGCGCTCGCGGAGGCCGCGGCGGTGGCGCAGTCCTGGTGCGGCGAGGCGTTCACGTTCGTCGCCGCCGAGTGCGTCCAGTTGCACGGCGGGATGGGCTTCACCTGGGAGCACGACGCGCACCTGTACTTCCGGCGCGCGCAGTCGGACGCCGTGCTGCTGGGCGGCGCGGCCCACCACCGGGAACGACTCGCCGGGCTGCTGAGCTGGTGA
- a CDS encoding zinc ribbon domain-containing protein, with amino-acid sequence MTTRLIDETLFDGADPPRLVGARCTGCRTVVFPRQDSCPRCSDGAMATHVLPDSGAIWSWTVQSFRPKEPYRPPAEGHRPYALGYVDLGEILVEARLDIPRRLIRIGLPVRLTTVEAYRDEDGTQVLTFAFGPAAEDER; translated from the coding sequence ATGACCACCAGACTCATCGACGAGACCCTCTTCGACGGCGCGGATCCGCCGCGCCTCGTGGGCGCGCGCTGCACCGGGTGCCGCACCGTCGTCTTCCCCCGGCAGGACTCCTGCCCCAGGTGCTCGGACGGAGCGATGGCCACGCACGTACTGCCGGACAGTGGCGCGATCTGGTCATGGACGGTGCAGTCGTTCCGGCCCAAAGAGCCCTACCGCCCACCGGCCGAGGGCCACCGGCCGTACGCCCTCGGCTATGTCGACCTGGGGGAGATCCTCGTCGAGGCACGCCTCGACATACCCCGCCGGCTGATCCGGATCGGACTGCCGGTCCGGCTGACCACGGTGGAGGCGTACCGCGACGAGGACGGGACCCAGGTCCTGACCTTCGCCTTCGGCCCGGCTGCCGAGGACGAGCGATGA
- a CDS encoding SDR family NAD(P)-dependent oxidoreductase, producing the protein MSENRTALVTGGARGIGVEICRQLAERGLRVLVAARQREAAEEACRTLGLGTLPLALDVSSAKSVTEAVREAAGLTGGGVDVLVNNAGVSLDGEVRPPYVDEEVLRATLDVNLVGAWRVAEAVVPGMVRAGYGRVVNLTSSYGSLALMDSGRHPAYRVSKTALNAFTRMLAGELSGTGVLVNAADPGWTRSGMGGQSAPRGPEEGADTPVWLATLPDGDETTGGLFAGRRPLPW; encoded by the coding sequence ATGAGCGAGAACAGGACCGCCCTGGTCACCGGCGGCGCTCGCGGGATCGGCGTGGAGATCTGCCGGCAACTCGCCGAGCGGGGGCTGCGGGTACTGGTCGCGGCACGGCAGCGGGAGGCCGCCGAGGAGGCGTGCCGCACCCTTGGCCTGGGGACGCTGCCGCTGGCCCTGGACGTGAGTTCCGCGAAGAGCGTCACCGAAGCGGTGCGGGAGGCCGCAGGGCTGACCGGCGGTGGGGTGGACGTACTGGTGAACAACGCGGGAGTGTCCCTGGACGGCGAGGTGCGGCCTCCGTACGTCGACGAGGAGGTCCTGCGTGCCACCCTGGACGTCAATCTCGTGGGCGCCTGGCGGGTGGCCGAGGCCGTCGTCCCGGGCATGGTGCGGGCAGGCTACGGACGCGTGGTCAACCTCACCAGCTCGTACGGCTCCCTGGCGCTGATGGATTCCGGCCGGCACCCGGCCTACCGCGTCTCCAAGACCGCGCTCAACGCCTTCACGCGGATGCTCGCCGGCGAGCTGTCCGGCACGGGCGTCCTGGTCAACGCGGCCGACCCCGGCTGGACCCGCAGCGGCATGGGCGGTCAGTCCGCCCCGCGCGGTCCGGAGGAGGGCGCGGACACGCCCGTCTGGCTGGCGACGCTCCCCGACGGCGACGAGACGACGGGCGGGCTGTTCGCCGGCCGTCGGCCCCTGCCCTGGTGA
- a CDS encoding 2-oxo acid dehydrogenase subunit E2 translates to MTEVAVEVLLPKIGLTMQEGTIDEWLVPTGGFVAEGDALLRLATDKVDVDVEAEAGGLFHPVVQAGATLPAGALIGWLLAEGESLPGSGGPVPTGPVDAGTADAVSAAAAVPPVEVSLNGSGGLNGSGGRLLASPNARRVAAETGVDLTAVRGTGPGGRIVSEDVEEYLLASAAQPPVVLPSDPVTPTSPLVRRLAKERGIDLADVRPTGAGGRIRRADLDAVTPAAAPTPAPARQATASPQPGDVVPLTGMRGIIAGRMHASLQEMAQLTHGYEVRMDAVVALRAQLKQEWADSDLPVPSLGDFLMKAAALALREHPLLNAGVLDDGIHLFEDIHLGFAVAVPNGLLVPVIQDAADLPLPEMARCSRELAEKARAGRISPAQLEGATFTVTSLGGYGVDFFTPVVNPGNVAILGVGRLRDGVEWVDDQPRRTRVLTLSLTFDHRAVDGAPAAEYLRTVGELLRKPLRLLV, encoded by the coding sequence GTGACCGAAGTGGCGGTCGAGGTTCTGCTGCCGAAGATCGGCCTGACCATGCAGGAAGGCACGATCGACGAGTGGCTCGTGCCGACCGGCGGCTTCGTCGCGGAAGGCGACGCGCTGCTGCGGCTGGCCACCGACAAGGTCGACGTGGACGTCGAGGCGGAGGCCGGGGGCCTGTTCCACCCCGTGGTCCAGGCCGGGGCGACCCTTCCGGCAGGGGCACTGATCGGCTGGCTGCTGGCCGAAGGGGAGTCGCTGCCGGGATCCGGCGGGCCTGTGCCCACCGGGCCTGTGGACGCCGGCACGGCGGACGCGGTGTCGGCTGCCGCAGCAGTTCCCCCCGTGGAGGTGTCCCTCAACGGCAGCGGTGGGCTCAACGGCTCGGGGGGCCGGCTCCTGGCGTCCCCGAACGCCCGGCGGGTGGCCGCCGAGACCGGCGTCGACCTGACCGCCGTACGCGGCACCGGGCCCGGTGGCCGGATCGTCTCCGAGGACGTGGAGGAGTACCTGCTCGCCTCGGCGGCGCAGCCGCCCGTCGTCCTCCCGTCGGACCCGGTGACCCCCACCTCCCCCCTGGTCCGCCGGCTGGCGAAGGAACGGGGCATCGACCTGGCGGACGTACGGCCCACCGGTGCGGGCGGGCGTATCAGACGGGCCGACCTCGACGCCGTCACCCCGGCGGCCGCACCGACTCCGGCGCCCGCCCGCCAGGCCACCGCGTCGCCACAGCCCGGGGACGTCGTCCCGCTGACCGGGATGCGCGGCATCATCGCCGGCCGGATGCACGCCAGCCTCCAGGAGATGGCGCAGCTGACACACGGCTACGAAGTGCGCATGGACGCCGTGGTGGCCCTGCGGGCCCAGTTGAAACAGGAGTGGGCCGACAGCGACCTGCCGGTGCCCAGTCTGGGCGACTTCCTGATGAAGGCCGCCGCACTGGCCCTGCGGGAACACCCGCTGCTCAACGCGGGAGTGCTCGACGACGGCATCCATCTGTTCGAGGACATCCACCTCGGGTTCGCGGTCGCGGTGCCGAACGGCCTGCTCGTCCCCGTCATCCAGGACGCGGCGGACCTGCCGCTGCCCGAAATGGCGCGCTGCTCACGGGAGTTGGCCGAGAAGGCCCGCGCCGGCCGGATTTCTCCGGCGCAGTTGGAGGGTGCCACCTTCACCGTCACCTCACTGGGTGGATACGGCGTCGACTTCTTCACCCCCGTGGTCAATCCCGGCAACGTGGCCATCCTCGGCGTGGGCAGGCTCAGGGACGGCGTCGAGTGGGTGGACGACCAGCCGCGGCGGACGCGCGTGCTCACCCTGAGCCTCACCTTCGACCACCGTGCCGTCGACGGGGCTCCGGCGGCCGAGTACCTGCGCACGGTCGGTGAACTGCTGCGCAAGCCGTTGCGGTTGCTGGTCTGA
- a CDS encoding SDR family NAD(P)-dependent oxidoreductase codes for MVATGSLDGRVAVITGSTRSIGRAIAEAFLAHGATVVISGRSELKGKQALEELDAGDKAVFHPCDANSQADIEALADFAAERFGRLDIWVNNVGGTSGFAPVHELSDEAWHAALDLNLNAYFYGTRRALPTMLAGGWGRVINISSVEGKQANKPAISHYITNKHAIHGLTKATAFEYGTQGITCNAICPGAVDTDLMRAAGPAAAEAEGISYEEWLGRFAEHAATKQITTVEQVAAVASLLASDAGAGITGTLISVDGGTAQW; via the coding sequence ATGGTGGCTACGGGCAGCCTCGACGGACGTGTCGCGGTGATCACGGGCAGCACACGCAGTATCGGCCGCGCCATCGCCGAGGCCTTCCTGGCCCACGGCGCGACGGTCGTCATCAGCGGCCGCAGCGAGCTCAAGGGCAAGCAGGCCCTGGAGGAGCTGGACGCCGGGGACAAGGCGGTCTTCCACCCCTGCGACGCCAACAGCCAGGCGGACATCGAGGCCCTCGCCGACTTCGCCGCCGAGCGCTTCGGCCGGCTCGACATCTGGGTCAACAACGTCGGCGGCACCTCGGGCTTCGCCCCCGTCCACGAGCTCAGCGACGAGGCCTGGCACGCCGCCCTCGACCTGAACCTCAACGCCTACTTCTACGGCACCCGCCGCGCACTGCCGACCATGCTGGCGGGCGGCTGGGGGCGCGTCATCAACATCTCGTCCGTCGAGGGCAAGCAGGCCAACAAGCCCGCGATCAGCCACTACATCACCAACAAGCACGCCATCCACGGCCTGACCAAGGCGACCGCCTTCGAGTACGGCACCCAGGGCATCACCTGCAACGCCATCTGCCCCGGCGCCGTCGACACCGACCTGATGCGGGCCGCGGGTCCGGCGGCGGCCGAGGCCGAGGGCATCTCGTACGAGGAATGGCTGGGCCGCTTCGCCGAGCACGCCGCCACCAAGCAGATCACCACCGTGGAGCAGGTGGCCGCGGTCGCCTCGCTCCTCGCGAGCGACGCCGGCGCGGGCATCACGGGCACGCTGATCAGCGTGGACGGCGGAACGGCGCAATGGTAG
- a CDS encoding alpha-ketoacid dehydrogenase subunit beta: protein MTTVSEAPAATPDGTARKLTYVKAFNEGLAQVMREDENVFVAGEDVAGYGGVFRMFDNLLDEFGPRRMIDTPISEAALVGLGVGAAARGLRPVVDLMFMDFIGVCLDQIVNQAAKMKYMFGGSVSVPLTITTASGAGLGAAAQHSQSLEAWLAHVPGLKVVMPCDAYTAKGLTVSAIRDNNPVVVMLNKVLLGSKSEVPEQIYGIPLGQAHTARHGSDVTVIALGRMVGEALAAAEELAADGIEVEVIDPRTVQPLDTETMIASVRRTNRVLVVHEAVTFGGLGGEIAAQIQDAAFDYLDAPVLRIGAPFSPVPFSPVLEKAYVPDQARIVQGCRRLLERS, encoded by the coding sequence ATGACCACTGTCTCAGAAGCGCCCGCCGCCACCCCGGACGGCACGGCCCGCAAGCTCACCTACGTCAAAGCCTTCAACGAGGGCCTGGCGCAGGTCATGCGCGAGGACGAGAACGTCTTCGTCGCCGGGGAGGACGTCGCCGGGTACGGCGGTGTCTTCCGCATGTTCGACAACCTGCTCGACGAGTTCGGCCCCCGCCGCATGATCGACACCCCGATCTCCGAGGCCGCGCTCGTCGGCCTGGGCGTGGGCGCCGCCGCCCGGGGACTGCGCCCCGTCGTCGACCTGATGTTCATGGACTTCATCGGCGTCTGCCTGGACCAGATCGTCAACCAGGCCGCCAAGATGAAGTACATGTTCGGCGGCTCGGTCTCCGTGCCGCTCACCATCACCACCGCGTCCGGCGCGGGCCTCGGCGCCGCCGCCCAGCACAGCCAGAGCCTGGAGGCCTGGCTAGCGCACGTCCCCGGCCTCAAGGTCGTCATGCCGTGCGACGCGTACACCGCCAAGGGCCTGACCGTCTCCGCGATCCGGGACAACAACCCGGTCGTCGTCATGCTCAACAAGGTCCTGCTGGGCAGCAAGAGCGAGGTGCCCGAGCAGATCTACGGCATCCCGCTCGGCCAGGCCCACACCGCACGGCACGGCTCCGACGTCACCGTCATCGCCCTGGGCCGCATGGTGGGCGAGGCCCTCGCGGCGGCCGAGGAACTGGCAGCCGACGGCATCGAGGTCGAGGTCATCGACCCGCGTACCGTGCAGCCCCTGGACACCGAGACCATGATCGCCTCCGTGCGCCGCACCAACCGGGTCCTCGTGGTCCACGAGGCCGTGACCTTCGGCGGGCTCGGCGGGGAGATCGCCGCCCAGATCCAGGACGCGGCCTTCGACTACCTGGACGCTCCGGTCCTGCGCATCGGCGCGCCCTTCTCCCCGGTGCCGTTCTCCCCGGTGCTGGAGAAGGCCTACGTGCCCGACCAGGCCCGCATCGTGCAGGGCTGCCGTCGTCTCCTCGAAAGGTCGTGA
- a CDS encoding thiolase family protein, producing MSRSDEVYVVGCGMHPFGRDESVSGMDMAERAIREALADAGVAWADIGYAAGGSDVSGKPDTLVGRLGLTGVPFVNVQNGCATGASTVLAVANALRAGEASLGLAVGFDKHERGAFHVSAARYGLGDWYAETGMMLTTQFFALKTQRYLHEYAIPERTLATVAARAFRNGSRHPLAWRRKELTEEEILGSAEVSPPLTQYMFCSPGQGAAALVLARGDRAFDLCERPVKLASLAFRTRRFGSFEVFAPWLPPGPHRSPSVDAAEAVFRGAGLGPSDVQVAQLQDTDSGSELIHLAETGLCGHGEQPKLLASGDTEPTGRIPVNTDGGCLAGGEPVGASGLRQFHEVVRQLQGRAPGVQVPGGPRVGFTHVYGAPGISACAVLTV from the coding sequence ATGAGCCGCTCCGACGAGGTCTACGTCGTCGGATGCGGCATGCATCCTTTCGGCCGGGACGAGAGCGTCAGCGGTATGGACATGGCCGAACGGGCGATACGGGAGGCGCTGGCCGACGCCGGGGTCGCCTGGGCGGACATCGGGTACGCGGCCGGCGGCTCCGACGTGTCCGGCAAGCCCGACACCCTGGTGGGCCGTCTGGGGCTGACCGGAGTTCCGTTCGTCAATGTGCAGAACGGCTGCGCGACCGGCGCCTCGACGGTGCTCGCCGTCGCCAACGCGCTGCGGGCGGGCGAGGCGTCGCTCGGACTCGCCGTCGGCTTCGACAAGCACGAGCGGGGCGCGTTCCATGTCTCCGCGGCCCGTTACGGGCTCGGCGACTGGTACGCGGAGACCGGGATGATGTTGACGACCCAGTTCTTCGCGCTGAAGACGCAGCGGTATCTGCACGAGTACGCCATCCCTGAGCGGACGTTGGCGACGGTGGCGGCACGCGCCTTCCGCAACGGCTCCCGCCACCCCCTGGCCTGGCGGCGCAAGGAGCTGACCGAGGAGGAGATCCTCGGTTCCGCCGAGGTCAGCCCGCCGCTCACCCAGTACATGTTCTGCTCTCCGGGCCAGGGCGCGGCGGCGCTGGTCCTCGCCCGCGGCGACCGCGCCTTCGATCTGTGCGAACGGCCGGTGAAGCTGGCCTCGTTGGCCTTCAGGACCAGACGGTTCGGCTCGTTCGAGGTGTTCGCTCCGTGGCTGCCGCCGGGACCGCACCGCAGCCCCAGCGTGGACGCGGCCGAGGCCGTCTTCCGCGGCGCCGGTCTGGGGCCCTCGGACGTCCAGGTCGCGCAGTTGCAGGACACCGACAGCGGTTCCGAGCTCATCCACCTGGCGGAGACCGGGCTGTGCGGGCACGGCGAGCAGCCGAAGCTGCTGGCCTCGGGTGACACCGAGCCCACCGGCCGGATCCCGGTCAACACCGACGGCGGCTGCCTGGCCGGCGGCGAGCCGGTGGGCGCGTCCGGGCTGCGCCAGTTCCACGAGGTCGTACGGCAGTTGCAGGGCCGCGCGCCGGGGGTGCAGGTGCCCGGCGGTCCCCGGGTGGGCTTCACCCATGTGTACGGGGCGCCCGGGATCAGCGCCTGCGCGGTGCTGACGGTCTGA
- a CDS encoding thiamine pyrophosphate-dependent dehydrogenase E1 component subunit alpha: protein MAQRASKKSADPATNHTSAQVVRDLHERMVRIRLFETEAGKLMEAGKLPGFLHLYVGQEAVAAGVMAALRDDDQITSTHRGHGHAVAKGVSFKHMYSELYGRVTGACLGRGGSMHINDVSLGMLGANGIVGAGVPIAVGAAFAAQYRGEDNIAVTFFGDGATNIGSFHEGANMAAILRLPVLFICENNGYAEFTPQSKHMLITDVAERAASYGMPSVIVDGMDALAVHQATLDAVARARAGEGPMFIEAKTYRYYDHQGVKGLRHPYRSDAEVEEWKARDAIDLLEARALADGTATRAELDDTWQRTRDEIAEAIAYAEASPLPDTADLLLNVYSG from the coding sequence ATGGCTCAAAGGGCATCGAAGAAGTCGGCCGATCCGGCCACGAACCACACATCCGCGCAGGTCGTCAGGGATCTGCACGAGCGCATGGTGCGCATCCGGCTGTTCGAGACCGAGGCGGGAAAGCTCATGGAGGCCGGCAAACTGCCGGGCTTCCTGCATCTCTACGTCGGTCAGGAAGCCGTGGCCGCGGGCGTGATGGCGGCCCTGCGCGACGACGACCAGATCACCTCCACCCACCGGGGACACGGACACGCCGTGGCCAAGGGCGTCAGCTTCAAGCACATGTACTCGGAGCTGTACGGCCGGGTCACCGGCGCCTGCCTCGGCCGCGGCGGAAGCATGCACATCAACGACGTCTCCCTCGGCATGCTCGGCGCCAACGGCATCGTCGGCGCCGGCGTCCCGATCGCCGTCGGCGCCGCCTTCGCCGCCCAGTACCGGGGCGAGGACAACATAGCCGTCACCTTCTTCGGCGACGGCGCCACCAACATCGGCAGCTTCCACGAGGGCGCCAACATGGCCGCCATCCTGCGGCTGCCGGTCCTGTTCATCTGCGAGAACAACGGCTACGCCGAGTTCACCCCGCAGTCCAAGCACATGCTGATCACCGACGTCGCCGAGCGGGCCGCGTCCTACGGCATGCCCAGCGTGATCGTCGACGGCATGGACGCGCTCGCCGTCCACCAGGCCACCCTCGACGCCGTCGCACGCGCCCGGGCCGGCGAGGGCCCCATGTTCATCGAGGCCAAGACCTACCGCTACTACGACCACCAGGGCGTCAAGGGACTGCGTCACCCCTACCGCTCGGACGCGGAGGTCGAGGAGTGGAAGGCCCGCGACGCGATCGACCTGCTGGAAGCCCGCGCCCTCGCCGACGGCACCGCCACCCGCGCCGAGCTGGACGACACCTGGCAGCGCACCCGCGACGAGATCGCCGAGGCCATCGCGTACGCCGAGGCCAGCCCGCTGCCCGACACCGCCGACCTGCTGCTCAACGTCTACTCGGGGTAA
- a CDS encoding aromatic ring-hydroxylating dioxygenase subunit alpha, whose product MVQTSSPELRETGADRRPPPAPEYSSWISQDRSTDAAAVAMRQEAAELVERVLEHYRNNTTHQADGQWTEPVANYLDADRWHREMDAVHRTVPLPLAMSAELPGPNTYKALDVLGVPVLITRDRQGTVHAMINACRHRGAKLIEPGCGVSKRLTCPYHSWSYDLAGELRGVYAEKTFGDVPRTGRGLVRLPAGERAGIVFVSLDPAAEPDLDAWLGDLQPLLEGLRLADCHHYSTKELTSPNWKVTLDGYLETYHFASLHPKTVFETNLSNMMAHDTWGAHQRIAPALRPIAQAAELPADMRDPGDCVGAIYWLYPGLAIAGGWRHKIAVSLVLPRTATESVTQQIILLRDPAVTEEERHAADKFGEWFHEVVRDEDYATTYGVQQGLAALNGTDFVFGRNEPGLQHFHRTVHGHLDSRAAR is encoded by the coding sequence GTGGTCCAGACCAGTTCACCGGAGCTCCGGGAGACAGGTGCCGATCGCCGGCCGCCCCCGGCTCCCGAGTACTCCTCGTGGATCAGCCAGGACCGGTCCACCGATGCCGCCGCCGTGGCGATGCGGCAGGAAGCCGCCGAGCTCGTCGAGCGCGTGCTGGAGCACTACCGCAACAACACGACGCACCAGGCGGACGGCCAGTGGACGGAACCCGTCGCCAACTACCTCGACGCCGACCGCTGGCACCGGGAGATGGACGCCGTCCACCGGACCGTCCCGCTGCCGCTCGCCATGTCCGCCGAACTCCCCGGACCGAACACCTACAAGGCACTCGACGTGCTCGGTGTGCCGGTGCTGATCACCCGGGACCGGCAGGGCACCGTACACGCGATGATCAACGCCTGCCGGCACCGCGGGGCCAAGCTGATCGAGCCGGGTTGCGGGGTCTCCAAGCGGCTGACCTGCCCCTATCACTCCTGGTCCTACGACCTGGCCGGTGAACTGCGGGGCGTGTACGCCGAGAAGACCTTCGGCGACGTGCCCCGCACCGGGCGCGGTCTCGTACGGCTCCCGGCCGGGGAGCGCGCCGGCATCGTCTTCGTCTCACTGGACCCGGCGGCCGAGCCGGACCTCGACGCCTGGCTCGGGGATCTGCAGCCGCTCCTCGAGGGGCTGCGCCTCGCGGACTGCCATCACTACTCGACCAAGGAGCTGACCAGTCCCAACTGGAAGGTCACGCTCGACGGCTATCTGGAGACGTACCACTTCGCCTCGCTGCACCCGAAGACGGTGTTCGAGACCAACCTCTCGAACATGATGGCGCACGACACCTGGGGCGCTCACCAGCGCATCGCACCGGCCCTGCGCCCCATCGCGCAGGCGGCCGAGCTGCCCGCGGACATGCGCGATCCCGGAGACTGCGTCGGAGCCATCTACTGGCTCTACCCCGGTCTGGCGATCGCGGGCGGCTGGCGTCACAAGATCGCCGTGTCCCTGGTGCTCCCCCGGACGGCCACCGAGTCGGTGACCCAGCAGATCATCCTGCTGCGCGACCCCGCGGTGACCGAGGAGGAGCGGCACGCCGCCGACAAGTTCGGCGAGTGGTTCCACGAGGTGGTCCGCGACGAGGACTACGCGACCACCTACGGAGTACAGCAGGGGCTTGCGGCCCTGAACGGGACCGACTTCGTCTTCGGACGCAACGAACCCGGACTCCAGCACTTCCACCGCACCGTTCACGGACACCTGGACAGCAGAGCCGCCAGGTGA